One window of Mucilaginibacter inviolabilis genomic DNA carries:
- a CDS encoding AAA domain-containing protein codes for MDYFKKLLDLLNKEKEEDRNAYLKLTENSSAADRRAQGLSWYPIAIRGTEPGRGDYISVEVERTTHKDLSHQLRFGVPAALFSNHDPKTDRVEGTITYQGGDRLKITLYTDELPDWTRDGKLGIDLLFDNNSYDEMQNALKQASALAAKPQEGRLIQILTGDKAPAFNTIAPLSVPRLNASQTEAVQKIVSAQDLAIVHGPPGTGKTTTLVQAIKALIQQNKKQVLVVAPSNTAVDLLSEKLTDEGLNVLRIGNPARVSEKLFSLTLDSKVAEHGDNKEIKKLKKQASAYKDMAHKYKRSFGKAERDQRKALFNEAHKIMKDVAATEQHIVDDLVSKAQVITATLVGANHYTIRDVKFDTVVIDEAGQALEPACWIPILKAQKVILAGDHCQLPPTIKSAEAAKNGLSTTLLEKCTTLHPEAVVLLEEQYRMHEAIMGFSSAEFYQGKLKAHASVAQRLLFPDDMPVSFIDTAGCGFEEQQQGTSVANPEEAVFLLKHLNKLVGNLTDTANFPSIAIIAPYKEQIRVLNELLAAHPELLRYSNHISINTVDSFQGQERDVVYISMTRSNPDGEIGFLSDIRRMNVALTRARKKLVVIGDSSTLTRLPFYADLVDYTERLNAYESAWTYAGD; via the coding sequence ATGGATTATTTCAAAAAGCTCCTTGATCTGCTGAATAAAGAAAAAGAGGAGGACCGTAACGCTTATCTTAAACTAACCGAAAACTCATCAGCTGCCGACCGCCGTGCACAGGGACTTAGCTGGTACCCTATCGCTATCCGCGGAACCGAGCCCGGTCGGGGTGATTATATCAGCGTGGAGGTGGAACGCACTACTCATAAGGACCTGTCGCATCAACTGCGTTTTGGTGTACCGGCTGCCCTGTTCTCTAACCACGATCCAAAGACCGACCGTGTAGAAGGTACCATCACTTACCAGGGCGGCGATCGCCTAAAGATCACCCTATATACCGATGAACTACCCGACTGGACACGCGACGGCAAACTGGGCATCGATCTGCTTTTTGATAACAACAGTTACGACGAAATGCAGAACGCCCTTAAACAGGCTTCGGCATTAGCAGCAAAGCCACAGGAAGGACGTTTGATCCAGATCCTTACCGGTGATAAAGCACCTGCATTTAATACTATTGCACCCCTTTCCGTTCCACGCTTAAACGCGTCACAAACGGAAGCGGTTCAGAAGATCGTTTCGGCGCAAGATCTGGCTATTGTTCATGGGCCACCGGGCACGGGTAAAACAACCACTTTGGTTCAAGCCATTAAAGCGCTCATTCAGCAAAATAAAAAACAGGTTCTGGTTGTGGCTCCCAGCAATACAGCGGTTGATCTGCTCAGCGAAAAACTTACAGACGAAGGGCTGAATGTATTGCGCATCGGTAACCCGGCCAGAGTGTCTGAAAAACTATTTTCCTTAACCCTCGACAGCAAGGTTGCCGAGCATGGTGACAACAAGGAGATCAAAAAACTAAAAAAACAGGCCAGTGCTTATAAAGACATGGCCCATAAATACAAACGCAGCTTTGGCAAAGCAGAACGCGATCAGCGTAAGGCCCTGTTTAACGAAGCGCACAAGATCATGAAGGATGTGGCCGCCACCGAACAGCATATTGTTGATGATCTGGTGAGTAAGGCGCAGGTAATCACTGCTACACTGGTAGGCGCCAATCATTACACCATACGCGATGTTAAATTTGATACCGTGGTAATTGATGAGGCCGGTCAGGCGTTGGAGCCTGCCTGCTGGATACCTATACTGAAAGCGCAGAAAGTAATATTGGCTGGTGATCATTGCCAACTGCCCCCTACTATTAAATCGGCGGAGGCGGCAAAAAATGGACTGAGCACTACCCTTCTCGAAAAATGCACCACCCTGCACCCCGAAGCCGTGGTTTTACTGGAAGAACAATACCGTATGCACGAAGCCATTATGGGCTTTTCGTCGGCAGAGTTTTATCAGGGCAAGTTGAAAGCCCATGCTTCTGTAGCGCAGCGTTTACTATTCCCGGATGATATGCCTGTTTCATTTATAGACACCGCTGGCTGTGGTTTCGAAGAGCAACAGCAAGGTACCAGTGTGGCCAATCCCGAAGAAGCCGTATTTTTGTTAAAGCATCTGAATAAACTAGTCGGCAATTTAACTGATACTGCCAATTTCCCCAGCATTGCTATTATCGCGCCTTATAAAGAGCAGATCAGGGTATTGAATGAGTTGCTGGCCGCCCACCCCGAATTACTTCGTTACAGCAATCATATTTCGATCAATACTGTTGACAGTTTCCAGGGCCAGGAACGCGATGTGGTTTATATCAGCATGACGCGCAGCAATCCGGATGGTGAGATTGGTTTCCTCTCAGACATCCGGCGGATGAACGTAGCGCTGACCCGCGCCCGGAAAAAACTGGTGGTTATCGGCGACAGCTCTACCCTTACCCGATTACCTTTTTATGCCGACCTTGTTGACTATACCGAGCGCCTGAACGCCTACGAAAGTGCCTGGACTTATGCCGGTGATTAA
- the fbp gene encoding class 1 fructose-bisphosphatase, with the protein MAQAKTLGQFIIEKQADFPYAKGELSRLLRDIGIAAKIVNREVNKAGLMDMQGEAGSTNVQGESQQKLDIYANEQFITALKSGGECCIVASEENEEIVMLDTDVSLDAKYIVAIDPLDGSSNIDVNVSVGTIFSIYRRQSTSGRATLADVLQKGVNQVAAGYVIYGTSTMLVYTTGKGVNGFTLDPSIGEFCLSHPDMKIPKTGIIYSINEGYYVHFPQGVKSYIKYCQVEDETTHRPYSSRYVGSMIADLHRSMIKGGIFIYPVTAATPGGKLRLVYECNPMSFVIEQAGGRATDGKNRIMELDVNSLHQRTPIFIGSEQMVLKAEEFMAEAVEEEISMGLAG; encoded by the coding sequence ATGGCACAAGCAAAAACATTAGGGCAATTTATCATTGAAAAACAAGCGGATTTTCCGTACGCTAAAGGTGAGCTTTCACGCTTGTTACGTGATATAGGTATTGCGGCAAAAATTGTTAACCGCGAGGTAAACAAAGCGGGATTGATGGACATGCAGGGAGAAGCCGGTAGTACCAATGTTCAGGGCGAAAGTCAGCAAAAACTGGATATTTATGCCAATGAGCAATTTATAACAGCCCTTAAAAGCGGCGGGGAATGCTGCATTGTAGCATCAGAAGAAAACGAGGAGATTGTGATGCTGGATACCGATGTATCCCTGGATGCTAAATATATTGTAGCTATTGACCCACTGGATGGTTCCTCCAATATCGATGTGAATGTATCGGTAGGTACTATTTTTTCTATATATCGCCGCCAAAGCACTTCGGGCCGGGCTACACTGGCCGATGTATTACAAAAAGGCGTAAACCAGGTTGCCGCAGGTTATGTGATCTACGGTACATCAACCATGCTGGTTTATACCACTGGCAAAGGCGTTAATGGCTTTACGCTGGATCCGTCCATAGGCGAATTCTGCCTGTCGCATCCGGATATGAAAATACCCAAAACAGGCATTATCTATTCTATCAACGAAGGTTACTATGTACATTTCCCGCAAGGAGTAAAATCGTACATCAAATATTGCCAGGTTGAAGATGAAACCACCCATCGCCCTTACAGCTCGCGCTATGTTGGCTCCATGATAGCCGATCTGCATCGCAGCATGATTAAAGGTGGCATATTCATTTACCCGGTTACGGCAGCCACTCCAGGCGGTAAATTACGACTGGTTTATGAATGTAACCCTATGTCGTTTGTTATTGAGCAGGCTGGTGGCCGGGCCACTGACGGTAAAAATCGAATTATGGAACTGGATGTAAATTCCCTTCACCAGCGTACTCCTATTTTTATCGGCTCCGAACAAATGGTTCTCAAAGCCGAAGAATTTATGGCCGAAGCTGTAGAAGAGGAAATAAGTATGGGATTAGCGGGGTAA
- the pckA gene encoding phosphoenolpyruvate carboxykinase (ATP) — protein MGQITNKSTSLQTEFPELNKAQEIHYQLPPEILIKAALERKEGYLTDHDVLTIDTGEFTGRSPKDRFIVLDNVTKDTVWWSDINIPVDAEVFDSLYTKVMAYLYGKSIFTRDAMVCAEKSSRLTLRVITETASQNLFAYNLFLRPEGVIDPEWTIVSAPGFKADPAVDGTRQHNFSIINFTRKIILIGGTGYTGEIKKAVFTVLNFLLPRQGILPMHCAANKGADGDTAIFFGLSGTGKTTLSADPDRQLIGDDEHGWGENSVFNFEGGCYAKIAGLTAEKEPQIYQAMQPGALLENICFKPWSKTVDFDNLSKTENIRLSYPMSFISNAIEPAIGDIPKNIFFLTADAFGVLPPISRLNKAQAMYYFLSGYTAKIAGTEYGINEPEATFSACFGRAFLPLHPTKYAEMLGEKLDKYPLNVWLVNTGWTGGSYGTGERIKLSYTRAMIKAALRGKLNDVSYQKLPIFDLMIPESCPGVPSELLNPANTWTDSYNYEETANHLAGLFRKNCSQYKGFSDGMLCSVGPTVVTAG, from the coding sequence ATGGGACAAATCACTAATAAAAGTACAAGCTTACAAACGGAATTTCCGGAGCTGAATAAAGCCCAGGAGATTCATTATCAATTACCTCCGGAGATTTTAATAAAAGCCGCTTTGGAACGCAAGGAGGGCTATTTAACTGATCATGATGTATTAACTATCGACACTGGTGAGTTTACCGGCCGCTCACCAAAAGACCGGTTTATTGTGCTGGACAATGTGACAAAAGACACCGTTTGGTGGAGTGATATTAATATTCCTGTAGATGCGGAAGTGTTTGATAGTCTGTACACTAAGGTGATGGCTTACCTATATGGCAAGTCTATTTTTACACGCGATGCCATGGTATGTGCCGAAAAAAGCAGTCGCCTTACCTTGCGTGTGATTACCGAAACAGCCAGTCAGAACCTGTTTGCTTATAACCTGTTTCTGCGACCCGAAGGAGTTATCGATCCGGAGTGGACTATTGTATCGGCTCCTGGGTTTAAAGCTGACCCTGCTGTGGATGGTACCCGTCAGCATAATTTTTCGATCATCAACTTTACCCGTAAGATTATCCTGATAGGAGGGACAGGTTACACCGGGGAGATCAAAAAAGCGGTATTTACCGTACTGAATTTTCTTTTACCACGCCAGGGGATCCTGCCTATGCATTGTGCGGCCAATAAAGGTGCAGATGGCGATACGGCCATCTTTTTTGGCTTATCGGGCACCGGTAAAACCACGCTTTCTGCCGATCCGGACCGACAACTGATTGGTGATGATGAGCATGGCTGGGGTGAAAATTCTGTGTTTAATTTTGAAGGGGGATGTTATGCCAAGATAGCCGGACTTACAGCCGAAAAGGAACCGCAGATATACCAGGCTATGCAGCCCGGGGCACTTTTGGAAAACATTTGTTTTAAGCCCTGGTCAAAAACGGTTGACTTTGATAATCTGTCTAAGACCGAAAATATCCGCCTTTCGTACCCCATGAGTTTCATCAGCAACGCGATAGAACCGGCAATTGGTGATATTCCGAAGAATATATTTTTCCTCACGGCCGATGCTTTTGGGGTGCTGCCACCTATATCCAGGCTAAATAAAGCGCAGGCTATGTATTATTTTCTTTCGGGCTATACCGCAAAAATAGCCGGGACTGAATATGGTATTAACGAACCAGAAGCTACCTTTTCTGCCTGTTTCGGCAGGGCCTTTTTGCCATTGCATCCTACTAAATACGCCGAAATGCTGGGCGAAAAGCTGGACAAGTATCCGCTAAATGTATGGCTGGTGAATACCGGCTGGACAGGAGGCTCATACGGTACAGGCGAACGTATTAAGCTAAGTTATACCCGTGCCATGATCAAGGCCGCACTTAGAGGAAAGTTGAATGATGTATCTTATCAAAAACTACCCATTTTTGATCTGATGATACCTGAAAGCTGCCCTGGCGTTCCTTCAGAGTTACTGAACCCGGCAAATACCTGGACCGACTCTTATAATTACGAAGAAACGGCTAATCACCTGGCCGGTCTTTTCCGCAAAAACTGCAGTCAATACAAAGGATTTTCTGACGGAATGCTTTGCTCCGTTGGGCCAACCGTTGTAACGGCTGGATAA
- a CDS encoding CocE/NonD family hydrolase encodes MNRKHCMALLCLLISFCCHAQRIHFQKLSETDSISIARQMPVLANEVLAKYQQAGDQKDYLNDVFQLQILAGRYTDALVSITNLRGISKTNDQLLYKQHELLVQARLKQSSSNLSFSEAYKPLFRNMFSELNNKDAVRFSLAFITRSGISQVKKDFAEALTKAENNDSLDIKDALELCKRYYRLNFYQQVEAISKILLSEEFNKRYIIRNQLIKTKDGASIAAIVVRLKGVTTPQPVVLQYTIYADSADWSSILEPAIHGYTGVMAYTRGKGLSPDQIVPYEHDGKDANEVIDWISKQNWCNGKIGMYGGSYNGFTQWAAAKYHHPALKTIVPYVAAIPGLGLPMENNVFINANYGWFLYVTNNKYLDNEVYYNPQRWRSTNDRWYTTGVAYNKLDSIDGTSNPWLQRSLKHPGFDKYWQGQIPYQEDYANIKIPVLTVTGYYDDGQISALHYLQEHLKYNPKAEHYLIIGPYDHFGSQRGGYPVLRDYAVDSVALINTRDITFQWLDHVLKDDKKPAILQDKVNFEVMGANKWEHAASIPKMANTTLNLYLTDKKEGDHYVLSDKKPNTLVALNQEVNLADHQTSNNNNYYPYPIIKKELDHTTGLFFMSKPFNKPVEVNGMFSGSLKAMINKKDMDIGVSLYEVMPNGDLFDLSYFLGRASYAADMSVRKLLHPGKIETIPFYRSRMVSRQLSKGSRLLVVLDINKNSFAEVNYGTGKDVSTETVSDGNVPLRIKWYNNSFISVPVKQ; translated from the coding sequence ATGAACAGAAAACACTGTATGGCATTGCTATGCCTTTTGATAAGTTTTTGTTGTCACGCGCAACGTATTCATTTTCAAAAACTAAGCGAAACAGATAGCATAAGTATTGCCCGGCAAATGCCGGTACTGGCTAATGAAGTGCTGGCGAAGTATCAGCAAGCCGGCGATCAAAAAGACTATTTGAATGATGTGTTCCAACTGCAGATATTAGCTGGCAGGTATACAGATGCCCTGGTAAGCATTACCAACTTGCGTGGAATATCAAAAACCAACGATCAGCTATTATATAAACAACATGAGCTGTTGGTGCAGGCTAGGCTCAAACAGTCATCATCCAATCTTTCGTTTAGTGAAGCTTATAAACCATTGTTCCGCAATATGTTTTCTGAGTTGAATAATAAGGATGCCGTGCGTTTTTCGCTCGCGTTTATTACCCGGAGTGGAATAAGTCAAGTGAAAAAGGATTTTGCAGAAGCACTGACGAAGGCCGAAAACAACGATAGCCTGGATATCAAAGATGCTTTGGAGCTTTGCAAAAGATACTACCGGCTTAACTTTTATCAGCAGGTTGAGGCGATATCAAAAATTTTATTAAGCGAGGAATTTAACAAGCGATATATTATCCGTAATCAACTCATTAAAACAAAGGATGGCGCCTCCATTGCTGCTATCGTGGTTCGTTTAAAAGGCGTTACAACACCACAGCCGGTGGTTTTGCAATACACCATTTATGCCGATAGTGCAGACTGGTCATCTATATTGGAGCCGGCTATTCATGGTTATACAGGAGTGATGGCTTATACCCGGGGCAAAGGTTTAAGTCCTGATCAGATTGTTCCTTATGAGCACGATGGCAAGGATGCTAATGAGGTTATTGACTGGATCAGTAAACAAAACTGGTGTAACGGCAAAATTGGTATGTATGGGGGCAGTTATAATGGCTTTACCCAATGGGCCGCAGCCAAATACCATCACCCAGCGCTTAAAACCATTGTGCCTTATGTGGCAGCTATACCAGGTTTGGGCTTGCCGATGGAAAACAATGTATTTATCAATGCTAATTATGGCTGGTTTCTTTATGTTACCAATAATAAATACCTGGACAACGAGGTGTATTATAATCCCCAGCGTTGGCGAAGTACAAACGATAGGTGGTATACCACTGGTGTTGCCTATAATAAACTCGACAGCATCGACGGAACGTCTAATCCCTGGCTGCAACGCTCCTTGAAGCATCCTGGCTTCGACAAATACTGGCAGGGGCAGATACCATATCAAGAGGATTACGCTAATATCAAGATTCCTGTACTTACAGTTACCGGGTATTATGATGATGGGCAGATATCGGCTCTGCATTACCTGCAGGAGCATCTAAAGTATAATCCAAAAGCTGAGCATTACCTTATCATAGGTCCTTATGATCATTTTGGATCACAACGGGGCGGATATCCTGTTTTGCGCGACTATGCTGTTGATTCTGTAGCGCTTATCAATACGCGGGATATTACTTTTCAATGGCTGGATCATGTTTTAAAAGATGACAAAAAGCCGGCTATTTTGCAGGATAAGGTGAACTTTGAGGTAATGGGTGCCAACAAATGGGAGCATGCAGCTTCTATACCTAAAATGGCGAATACCACGCTTAATTTGTACCTCACGGATAAAAAAGAAGGCGATCATTATGTTCTTTCTGATAAAAAGCCCAATACACTTGTGGCACTGAACCAGGAAGTAAATCTGGCCGATCATCAGACTTCTAATAATAATAACTATTATCCTTATCCTATCATCAAAAAGGAGCTCGATCATACTACCGGTTTGTTTTTCATGAGTAAGCCTTTTAATAAGCCGGTGGAGGTAAACGGTATGTTTAGTGGCAGTTTAAAAGCCATGATCAACAAAAAAGATATGGATATTGGGGTTTCGCTATATGAGGTGATGCCTAATGGCGATCTTTTTGACCTGTCGTACTTTTTAGGGCGTGCCAGTTATGCCGCAGATATGAGTGTGCGGAAACTGCTGCACCCGGGTAAAATAGAAACTATCCCGTTTTACCGTAGCCGTATGGTGAGCCGTCAGTTAAGCAAAGGTAGTCGTTTGCTGGTAGTGCTGGATATCAATAAAAATTCATTCGCTGAGGTGAACTACGGGACAGGGAAGGATGTTAGTACTGAAACTGTAAGCGACGGGAACGTTCCGCTGCGTATCAAATGGTACAATAATAGTTTTATCAGCGTGCCGGTTAAGCAGTAA
- a CDS encoding LytR/AlgR family response regulator transcription factor, translating to MKKLRVLIIDDERMARQEVKRLLMPYPDMEIIGEAKNADEAIVQITEKHPDLIFLDVQMPERSGFDLLESLSEVPEVIFTTAFDEYAVKAFEVNALDYLMKPIREERFSLAMEKVRQKLAQQISDPQIFVKDRQQYHFIKWSKVHLIESMDNYARLYFEDKNVFLKSSLNQLEEKLDVSVFFRINRSQIINLKFIQSVQIVPNGRLQISLKTGEVLEASDRQSVKLKSMGRI from the coding sequence ATGAAAAAGCTGCGTGTATTGATAATTGATGATGAACGCATGGCCAGGCAGGAGGTTAAACGCTTGTTGATGCCGTATCCTGATATGGAGATTATAGGAGAGGCTAAAAACGCCGACGAGGCTATTGTTCAAATAACGGAAAAACATCCCGATTTGATTTTTTTGGATGTGCAGATGCCCGAACGTTCGGGGTTCGACCTGCTGGAATCCTTGAGCGAGGTGCCCGAAGTGATATTTACCACTGCTTTTGATGAGTACGCCGTAAAGGCTTTTGAGGTAAACGCGCTGGACTATCTGATGAAGCCCATCCGTGAAGAACGCTTTTCCCTGGCTATGGAAAAGGTACGGCAAAAACTGGCACAGCAAATCTCTGACCCGCAAATATTTGTGAAGGACAGGCAGCAATATCATTTTATTAAATGGAGCAAGGTGCATCTGATAGAATCTATGGATAACTACGCGCGGTTATACTTTGAGGATAAAAATGTATTTCTGAAAAGCTCATTAAATCAATTGGAGGAAAAGCTGGATGTTTCTGTTTTTTTCAGGATCAATCGCTCGCAGATCATCAACCTGAAATTTATCCAAAGTGTCCAAATCGTGCCAAATGGTCGCCTGCAGATCAGTCTGAAAACGGGAGAGGTGCTCGAGGCTTCCGACCGGCAATCCGTAAAGCTGAAAAGTATGGGTCGTATATAA
- a CDS encoding sensor histidine kinase, whose amino-acid sequence MKKPLPLSLYWKCQLIGWSVASLYWTFIGFTGGPFNPVLGLLQFVTDVGLYILITHLYRNFALRHQWQMLGINRLLQRMVPAALVLGVAYTIFTILKVYFLKFWFVSAFQQPFSEFVQLNIEHIFIAGVRLMSIWLLAYHLYQYARREINITKENARLAIITREAQLNNLSAQLNPHFLFNSLNNIKALVIENPDSARRGIDLLSDILRTSLYSGDIMLTSVTKEVELVKDYLELEKLRFEERLQFIIKVDDELLKMSILRLSVQTLVENAIKHGIAKQKDGGLVSIQIEQFPEHTHICVQNPGYLDMDQSGGGVGLKNLQERLELQYKGKATFTITGRMPGIVLATVMIPNS is encoded by the coding sequence TTGAAAAAGCCATTACCTCTATCTCTTTATTGGAAATGCCAACTCATCGGTTGGTCGGTGGCTTCGCTTTACTGGACTTTTATTGGTTTTACTGGTGGGCCTTTTAATCCGGTGCTGGGGCTGTTGCAGTTTGTAACAGATGTAGGTCTTTATATCCTGATCACCCACCTGTACCGCAATTTTGCATTACGTCATCAATGGCAAATGCTGGGCATTAACCGGTTGCTGCAAAGAATGGTGCCCGCCGCTTTGGTATTGGGTGTGGCTTATACCATATTTACTATCTTAAAGGTGTATTTTTTGAAATTTTGGTTTGTTTCGGCCTTTCAGCAACCTTTTTCAGAATTTGTTCAATTAAACATAGAGCATATTTTTATAGCTGGTGTGCGGTTAATGTCCATCTGGTTGCTGGCTTATCATTTGTACCAATATGCACGAAGAGAGATTAACATAACCAAAGAGAATGCCCGCCTGGCCATCATTACCCGCGAGGCGCAACTGAATAATCTGTCGGCACAACTTAATCCGCATTTTTTGTTCAATTCGCTTAATAATATCAAAGCCCTCGTTATTGAAAACCCAGACTCGGCACGCAGAGGTATCGATCTGCTTTCAGATATCCTGCGCACCAGTTTATATAGCGGTGATATCATGCTGACATCTGTCACTAAAGAAGTTGAACTGGTAAAAGATTACCTGGAACTGGAAAAATTACGCTTTGAAGAACGCCTGCAGTTTATCATAAAGGTTGATGATGAATTGTTAAAAATGTCTATCCTGAGACTCAGCGTTCAAACTCTCGTTGAGAATGCCATCAAACATGGTATCGCGAAGCAAAAGGATGGAGGACTTGTTAGTATTCAAATCGAACAATTTCCGGAGCATACCCATATCTGCGTTCAAAATCCGGGATATTTGGATATGGATCAGTCAGGAGGAGGCGTAGGGCTCAAAAACTTACAGGAACGCCTGGAGTTACAGTATAAGGGTAAGGCAACCTTTACTATCACCGGACGGATGCCGGGTATTGTTTTAGCAACCGTAATGATCCCAAACTCATGA